A stretch of the Panicum virgatum strain AP13 chromosome 9N, P.virgatum_v5, whole genome shotgun sequence genome encodes the following:
- the LOC120690496 gene encoding purple acid phosphatase 17-like isoform X1 produces MANGRADMAATTLALLAAAALCCGMAAAALPRVEHPARNDGTLSLLVVGDWGRGGTHNQSRVAEQMGRVGEKLGIDFVISTGDNFYENGLKGVHDQAFEESFTDIYTAQSLQKPWYLVLGNHDYRGNALAQLSPVLRKIDSRFICMRSFIVNAEIVDFFFVDTTPFQKKYWTHPGKHQYDWRGVVPRGKYIANLLKDLDEAMEKSTAMWKIVVGHHTMRSVSDHGDTKELLKLLLPVLKENGVDFYINGHDHCLEHISSRDSPIQYFTSGGGSKAWRGVFQPNKDKLRFFYDGQGFMSLQLNQEQAQFTFYDVSGNSLYQWSSSKTGSSQPSTYLDDEE; encoded by the exons ATGGCGAACGGCCGCGCTGACATGGCCGCGACGACGCTGGCgctcctggcggcggccgcgctctgctgcggcatggcggcggccgcgctgccCCGGGTGGAGCACCCCGCCAGGAACGACGGCACGCTCAGCCTGCTCGTCGTCGGGGACTGGGGGCGCGGGGGCACGCACAACCAGTCACGGGTCGCCGAGCAG ATGGGAAGGGTTGGGGAAAAGCTCGGTATCGACTTTGTTATATCCACCGGGGACAACTTCTACGAGAACGGCCTGAAGGGCGTACATGACCAAGCATTTGAAGAATCATTCACTGACATCTACACAGCACAAAGCTTACAGAAGCCATGGTACCTAG TTCTGGGGAATCACGATTACAGGGGCAACGCGCTAGCACAGCTTAGCCCTGTCTTACGAAAGATCGATAGCAGATTCATTTGCATGAGATCCTTCATTGTTAACGCAG AAATTGTGGATTTCTTCTTCGTCGACACCACTCCATTCCAAAAGAAGTACTGGACTCACCCTGGCAAACATCAGTATGACTGGAGAGGAGTGGTACCTCGAGGAAAATACATAGCCAACTTGCTGAAG GACTTGGATGAGGCTATGGAGAAATCAACTGCGATGTGGAAGATTGTTGTTGGGCATCACACCATGAGGAGTGTCAGTGACCATGGGGACACCAAGGAGCTTCTAAAACTGCTGCTTCCTGTCCTCAAG GAAAACGGCGTCGACTTCTACATCAATGGGCATGATCACTGTCTCGAGCACATTAGCAGCAGAGACAG TCCGATCCAGTACTtcacgagcggcggcggttcgaAAGCATGGAGAGGAGTCTTCCAGCCAAACAAGGACAAGCTCCGGTTCTTCTACGACGGGCAAGGGTTCATGTCGCTCCAGCTGAACCAAGAGCAGGCTCAGTTCACCTTTTACGATGTCTCCGGGAACAGCCTGTACCAGTGGAGCTCGAGCAAAACGGGCAGCTCCCAGCCCTCCACCTATCTAGATGACGAAGAATGA
- the LOC120690496 gene encoding purple acid phosphatase 3-like isoform X2: MGRVGEKLGIDFVISTGDNFYENGLKGVHDQAFEESFTDIYTAQSLQKPWYLVLGNHDYRGNALAQLSPVLRKIDSRFICMRSFIVNAEIVDFFFVDTTPFQKKYWTHPGKHQYDWRGVVPRGKYIANLLKDLDEAMEKSTAMWKIVVGHHTMRSVSDHGDTKELLKLLLPVLKENGVDFYINGHDHCLEHISSRDSPIQYFTSGGGSKAWRGVFQPNKDKLRFFYDGQGFMSLQLNQEQAQFTFYDVSGNSLYQWSSSKTGSSQPSTYLDDEE; the protein is encoded by the exons ATGGGAAGGGTTGGGGAAAAGCTCGGTATCGACTTTGTTATATCCACCGGGGACAACTTCTACGAGAACGGCCTGAAGGGCGTACATGACCAAGCATTTGAAGAATCATTCACTGACATCTACACAGCACAAAGCTTACAGAAGCCATGGTACCTAG TTCTGGGGAATCACGATTACAGGGGCAACGCGCTAGCACAGCTTAGCCCTGTCTTACGAAAGATCGATAGCAGATTCATTTGCATGAGATCCTTCATTGTTAACGCAG AAATTGTGGATTTCTTCTTCGTCGACACCACTCCATTCCAAAAGAAGTACTGGACTCACCCTGGCAAACATCAGTATGACTGGAGAGGAGTGGTACCTCGAGGAAAATACATAGCCAACTTGCTGAAG GACTTGGATGAGGCTATGGAGAAATCAACTGCGATGTGGAAGATTGTTGTTGGGCATCACACCATGAGGAGTGTCAGTGACCATGGGGACACCAAGGAGCTTCTAAAACTGCTGCTTCCTGTCCTCAAG GAAAACGGCGTCGACTTCTACATCAATGGGCATGATCACTGTCTCGAGCACATTAGCAGCAGAGACAG TCCGATCCAGTACTtcacgagcggcggcggttcgaAAGCATGGAGAGGAGTCTTCCAGCCAAACAAGGACAAGCTCCGGTTCTTCTACGACGGGCAAGGGTTCATGTCGCTCCAGCTGAACCAAGAGCAGGCTCAGTTCACCTTTTACGATGTCTCCGGGAACAGCCTGTACCAGTGGAGCTCGAGCAAAACGGGCAGCTCCCAGCCCTCCACCTATCTAGATGACGAAGAATGA
- the LOC120690498 gene encoding type IV inositol polyphosphate 5-phosphatase 9-like translates to MLDNQKQAEVLWPRLVANKLFRKTSGSHAFVADFPLADDAAAFDDGGCSPDADASRCVKRARPQERGKTLKYKLFASTWNVGGVAPPDDLDLSDWLDARDGPYDVYVLGFQEVVPLRARNVLGADKSRVGMRWIELIRAALNRSAAASSSPRGAGGGGDSGRQKVHPVRDGAGGELAREYQCVVSKQMVGILLTVWVRADLRRFVRRASVSCVGCGVMGCLGNKGAVSVRFWLHDTSLCFVCCHLASGGRDGDEALRNADATEILARTSFPRGHALNLPNKILDHDRVILLGDLNYRISLPEAKTRLLVERRDWKTLLENDQLRAEVTRGGGAFRGWSEGDIAFSPTYKYYPNSDTYYGGRAAAGGGRKGEKRRAPAWCDRILWRGAGLSQTRYDRCESRLSDHRPVRAVFTVEVDAPRNLNSLRSFFMSERFDRARSPAADRLLRKDDVNSARFAETH, encoded by the exons atgctaGACAACCAAAAGCAAGCGGAG GTTCTCTGGCCCAGGCTGGTGGCCAACAAGCTCTTCCGGAAGACCTCCGGCAGCCACGCCTTCGTCGCCGACTTCCCGCTCGCCGatgacgccgccgccttcgacGACGGCGGGTGCAGCCCCGACGCGGACGCCAGCCGCTGCGTCAAGCGGGCGCGGCCGCAGGAGCGGGGCAAGACCCTCAAGTACAA GCTGTTCGCGAGCACGTGGAacgtgggcggcgtggcgccgccGGACGACCTGGACCTGTCGGACTGGCTGGACGCCCGCGACGGGCCCTACGACGTGTACGTGCTCGGGTTCCAGGAGGTGGTGCCGCTGCGCGCGCGCAACGTGCTGGGCGCGGACAAGAGCCGCGTCGGGATGCGGTGGATCGAGCTCATCCGCGCCGCGCTGAAccggtccgcggcggcgtcgtcctcgccgagaggggccggcggcggaggagatagCGGCAGGCAGAAGGTGCACCCGGtgcgcgacggcgccggcggcgagctggcgCGCGAGTACCAGTGCGTGGTGAGCAAGCAGATGGTGGGCATCCTCCTGACGGTGTGGGTGCGCGCCGACCTCCGGCGCTTCGTCCGGCGCGCCAGCGTCTCGTGCGTGGGGTGCGGCGTCATGGGCTGCCTCGGCAACAAGGGCGCCGTGTCCGTCCGGTTCTGGCTGCACGACACGAGCCTCTGCTTCGTGTGCTGCCACCTCGCGTCgggcggccgcgacggcgacgaggcgcTCCGCAACGCCGACGCCACGGAGATCCTCGCCCGGACGTCCTTCCCGCGGGGGCACGCCCTCAACCTGCCCAACAAGATTCTCGACCACGA CCGGGTGATCCTGCTGGGGGACCTCAACTACAGGATCTCGCTGCCGGAGGCCAAGACGCGGCTGCTGGTGGAGCGGCGGGACTGGAAGACGCTGCTGGAGAACGACCAGCTGCGCGCCGAGgtgacgcgcggcggcggcgcgttccgGGGCTGGAGCGAGGGCGACATCGCCTTCTCCCCCACCTACAAGTACTACCCCAACTCCGACACCTACTacggcggccgcgcggccgccggcggcggcaggaaggGCGAGAAGCGGCGCGCGCCGGCGTGGTGCGACCGCATCCTGTGGCGCGGGGCCGGGCTCAGCCAGACGCGCTACGACCGCTGCGAGTCGCGGCTCTCGGACCACCGCCCCGTCCGCGCCGTCTTCACCGTGGAGGTGGACGCGCCCAGGAACCTCAACTCGCTCAGGAGCTTCTTCATGTCCGAGAGGTTCGACAGGGCCaggagccccgccgccgaccggctgctCCGGAAGGACGACGTCAACAGCGCCAGGTTCGCCGAGACTCACTAA